Proteins encoded within one genomic window of Vairimorpha necatrix chromosome 3, complete sequence:
- a CDS encoding chitin synthase regulator, translating to MNGPKYRQEKKIFQSFDIKYQLDNINLLGDLLHLYILAYEDGMGLLRNYCITNEPFDDIEDVKTFNEKYYKKIREKLIYYTENYTIFLDKPKLISKILSAYGFILEYGLFDVEIDKNKAKKYYEFSAIYGSPFGTFRLAQCHEKGVGCKKNLKEAVVFYRCAAKLGFLQGIHTFGTIVLRNKFNLEFDDNIGYFYLHLGVNIATRLYPFVCFDYARNLELDLSPTGHVSDIMYCFKMYNKGAEIDCPNCQLRVAQCYEYGELECEIDLEKSYSYYKKASFNGNIDASVKVAQIYIEPKEMHPPNFELSYKYAIRAAIKGNCMAMLYIIIFYENGLGVDKNLLVAKWWQRIFLFHLKNQSLDINMKIFTEITKTIFYSIENSKKVNDDVEIISECIEPREI from the coding sequence ATGAATGGACCAAAATATAGACaagagaaaaaaatattccagTCATTCGATATTAAATATCAATTGgataatataaatctattaggcgatttattacatttatatatattagcATACGAGGATGGGATGGGGttattaagaaattattgCATAACCAATGAACCTTTTGACGACATAGAAGAtgttaaaacatttaacgaaaaatattataaaaagatacgGGAAAAGTTAATTTATTACActgaaaattatacaatttttCTTGACAAACCAAAActtatatcaaaaattttatctgcATATGGTTTTATATTAGAATACGGTTTATTTGATGTagaaattgataaaaataaagctaaaaaatattatgagtTCTCCGCCATATACGGTTCGCCTTTTGGAACATTTAGACTTGCACAATGCCATGAAAAAGGTGTTGgttgcaaaaaaaatttgaaagaAGCTGTAGTGTTTTATAGATGTGCAGCTAAACTAGGATTTCTACAGGGAATACATACATTTGGAACAATAGTATTAAGAAACAAATTTAACCTCGAGTTTGATGATAATATTGGTTATTTCTATTTACATCTTGGGGTTAATATAGCTACTAGATTATATccttttgtttgttttgatTATGCTAGAAATTTGGAGTTAGATTTATCGCCTACAGGTCATGTTTCTGATATTATGTATTGctttaaaatgtataataaaGGCGCTGAAATTGACTGTCCAAATTGTCAACTTAGAGTAGCGCAATGTTATGAATATGGTGAACTCGAGTGTGAAATTGATCTTGAAAAATCATACagttattataaaaaagcatCCTTTAATGGAAATATAGATGCTTCAGTTAAAGTTGCACAGATATACATAGAACCAAAGGAAATGCACCCACcaaattttgaattatcCTATAAATACGCCATCAGAGCTGCAATAAAAGGAAATTGTATGGCAATGCTATAtatcattatattttatgaaaatggACTGGGCgtagataaaaatttgctTGTAGCCAAATGGTGgcaaagaatatttttgtttcatttaaaaaatcaaagcCTTGacataaatatgaaaatttttacagaAATTACTAAGACTATATTTTATTCCAttgaaaattcaaaaaaagttaaTGATGATGTGGAAATTATATCAGAATGTATAGAGCCTCGAGAAATctaa
- a CDS encoding E3 ubiquitin-protein ligase CCNB1IP1 (CIP1) yields the protein MGLKCNNLKCRRNILKICLITNCSHVFCQSCFNMIKKSKICAACKSLCNDSDITIRELEILPNIVGYNPTEILDACRNAISFWEYQNIQESAIFNAINEQADKSLNTLNYEMKSIKANYELEIESLKNTLDRVERSLERERQNNYELNIQLDEKIKQYQKLILNSEKSKYNNRLGDITNMKYNAKDENKL from the coding sequence ATGGgtttaaaatgtaataatttaaaatgtagAAGAAATATCCTTAAAATATGTCTCATAACAAATTGTTCACATGTTTTCTGCCAATCATGTTTTAATATGATCAAAAAATCGAAAATATGTGCAGCCTGTAAATCTTTATGTAATGATTCTGATATCACGATAAGAGAACTAGAAATATTGCCTAATATCGTAGGCTACAATCCGACAGAAATACTAGACGCCTGTAGAAATGCCATCTCATTCTGGGAATATCAAAATATCCAAGAATCTGCCATATTTAATGCAATTAACGAGCAAGCAGACAAATCGTTAAACACTCTAAATTATGAAATGAAAAGCATAAAAGCGAATTATGAATTAGAAATTGAGTCattgaaaaatacattGGATCGTGTTGAAAGATCTTTAGAGCGCGAGAgacaaaataattatgaaTTGAATATACAATTAGacgaaaaaattaaacagTACCAAAAGTTAATACTTAATAGTGAAAAGTCTAAGTATAATAATAGGTTGGGagatattacaaatatgaaatataatgcaaaagatgaaaataaattataa
- a CDS encoding calcium permeable stress-gated cation channel 1, with protein sequence MSDEKELVKEFNKVPPLESADSEILWNLLVQFCLCLGLLFLYIFIRPRVKWLYSPNIQGKRSHPCFGYDGYLSWIVPVITVKDTTLLILIGLDAFMMLQTLKFIFKIFFILCITVLPVIGYVYWNYFLFIDIAKNQYITRMSIGTYSNYKTFYYLILFYVYLISIFIFYFIYIYYKRYTVLRQLYLRNPSILTSIITLKKLSKQFSSAEKAAEYLSLSNRTLLVSNLPDFINTDNDLANFFQEMKLGNIEEAILIHDTTHLRKLYEEKNEMIENIEKEINSIVIKMNKWSIEHKEDCSESFENFEESLQNTVDSIFLDEYVDPDRKKQILKIFIKSDDKFRTMYHDNVKALDFFFDKLKVILEKIYEEKNKLNQIEDKKDASNILELTEEQNALFIPGYIDKDASFFPLSHFFNIDKYGVYFSLDIPIGAKKGFVVFEDYKDASIVKQAKIGSKIFSVDAKTAPTPNDIIWQNINKSGFISFVFKSCGDIGFIIFNIIFAYLAVQTIEMVRIDRFQQNGYIYKFFKNHPAIKDLYTGIVPALVYNILLVIVPIIIITSVNLEGLYSYSTAQKSTMSRYSNFLFFNAFLSVFFASTIYSILMDLLSGKLTLNDFTTQLGKNILSSVTLFVNTAIQKSLFGLAMLLLKPGPLIVNHFISKLFTYKTRRQFEQSEYAPPFDFGTMFPELLIVFPMLFSYTLIFPFVLILGLFYFGLLYLFYKNEFLYSSRNHYESGGKFWEQAIVLVIYSILSFQLATAAVLFFHGEKMISLLILPICYVTFNFETNLNTLFSKSCNSFPLNHQESEYLDEFTDKLQLDRLNLLETWEEETPTRDLDNISLENMGFKDDQEVMTASSYYKDPATSSSMTELILPRNFFKLLIELKKFDKGNLFGYKKSAI encoded by the coding sequence ATGTCAGATGAAAAAGAATTAGTCaaagaatttaataaagtcCCACCTCTAGAAAGTGCTGATAGCGAGATATTATGGAATCTACTAGTACAATTTTGTTTGTGCCTAGGATTACtcttcttatatatttttataagacCTAGAGTAAAATGGTTATATTCTCCAAATATACAAGGAAAACGTAGTCATCCATGCTTTGGATATGATGGTTATTTAAGTTGGATAGTGCCAGTAATAACTGTCAAAGATACAACACTCTTGATATTAATAGGACTAGATGCTTTTATGATGTTGCAGActcttaaatttatatttaaaattttttttatcttgtgTATAACGGTATTACCTGTCATTGGTTATGTCTACtggaattattttttatttattgataTCGCCAAAAACCAATACATCACAAGAATGTCCATAGGAACATATTCAAATTATAAGACCTTCTACTATCTGATACTATTTTACGTATATTTGATtagtatatttattttttattttatatacatttattataaaagatatacAGTTTTGAGGCAGCTTTATCTACGGAATCCATCTATTTTAACATCAATAATAACACTGAAAAAACTATCAAAACAATTTTCATCCGCCGAAAAAGCGGCCGAATATTTGAGCTTATCAAATCGGACACTTTTGGTTTCTAATCTTCCggattttattaatacgGACAATGACCTAGCAAATTTTTTCCAGGAAATGAAATTGGGAAATATCGAAGAAGCCATTTTGATACACGACACGACTCATTTGAGAAAACTttatgaagaaaaaaatgaaatgatAGAAAATAtcgaaaaagaaataaattcaaTTGTAATTAAAATGAATAAATGGTCAATAGAACATAAAGAAGATTGTTCGGAGagttttgaaaattttgaagAATCCTTACAAAATACAGTCGATAGCATTTTTCTGGATGAATATGTTGATCCCGatagaaaaaaacagattctgaaaatatttataaaatctgatgataaatttagaacAATGTATCATGACAACGTAAAAGCCTTGGACTTTTtctttgataaattaaaagtaatattggaaaaaatttatgaagaaaaaaataaattgaaCCAAatagaagataaaaaagatgcaagtaatattttagaattaaCCGAAGAACAAAATGCACTTTTTATACCGGGATATATTGACAAAGATGCTAGTTTTTTCCCTTTAtcccatttttttaatatagaCAAATATGGGGTGTATTTTTCTCTAGACATTCCAATTGGAGCAAAAAAAGGTTTCGTTGTTTTTGAAGATTACAAAGACGCGAGCATTGTCAAACAGGCAAAAATTGGatcgaaaattttttctgttGATGCCAAAACAGCTCCTACGCCGAATGATATTATTTGgcaaaatattaataagaGCGGGTTTATTTCATTCGTATTCAAATCTTGTGGTGATATCggctttattatttttaatattatttttgccTATTTAGCTGTTCAAACTATAGAAATGGTAAGAATAGATAGATTTCAACAAAATGGTTATATCtacaaatttttcaaaaatcatCCAGCTATCAAAGATCTGTACACTGGTATAGTTCCGGCTCtagtttataatattttgttagTTATCGTCCCAATAATCATCATTACATCAGTGAATCTTGAAGGTTTATATTCTTATTCTACGGCGCAAAAAAGTACAATGTCAAGATactcaaattttttattctttaacGCCTTTTTGTCTGTGTTTTTTGCTTCGACGATATATTCCATTTTAATGGATTTACTTTCTGGAAAATTAACTCTTAATGATTTTACTACGCAATTaggtaaaaatattttgtcgTCAGTTACACTTTTTGTGAACACGGCTATACAAAAATCGTTGTTTGGTTTGGCCATGTTGCTGTTAAAACCTGGTCCTTTGATTGTTAATCATTTTATTAGCAAAttatttacatataaaacaagaaGACAGTTTGAACAATCTGAATATGCTCCTCCTTTTGATTTTGGTACTATGTTTCCCGAGTTACTAATAGTATTTCCCATGTTGTTTTCTTATACTTTAATCTTTCCTTTTGTATTAATACTTGGACTTTTTTACTTTGGActtctatatttattttacaaaaatgaatttttgtATAGTTCTAGAAATCATTATGAGTCAGGTGGTAAATTTTGGGAACAGGCCATTGTTTTGGTCATATATTCCATTTTATCTTTTCAATTAGCTACAGCGGCCGTGTTATTTTTCCATGGCGAAAAAAtgatttctttattaattttaccTATTTGTTACGTTACTTTTAATTTCGAAACCAACCTGAATACATTATTTAGTAAGAGTTGTAATTCTTTTCCACTTAATCATCAGGAAAGTGAATATTTAGATGAGTTTACTGATAAATTACAGCTGGATAGATTAAATTTACTTGAAACATGGGAGGAAGAAACGCCCACTAGAGATTTAGACAATATATCTCTAGAAAACATGGGATTTAAAGATGATCAAGAAGTAATGACGGCATCTTCATATTATAAAGATCCAGCTACATCTAGTAGTATGACAGAATTGATTTTGCCTcgaaatttctttaaactTCTAATAGAACTTAAGAAATTTGATAAAGGAAATTTATTTGGATATAAGAAATCAGCCATTTga
- a CDS encoding DNA helicase MCM9, whose translation MNTQPLFENDCISLIELCETNPELANHLIKNTSEYPFIYNKNFKDIPYIIFTNSNMKSNNVNKFVGVKGTIIKVGPVLLRNTKIEYTCLKCNFKGFMTDNGDNKSLSILCDSCGSTSVMKKECLNEAVKTQTVRVQNIGSTSSLADLYEIILEGEFAGKYQAGTEVVVCGVLCLKWKPLKINENIIVSFYIQCIYISKVEYLEENINVDDEEFVDFYSKTTFERRKFLIESLTDDIFGYSNVKLGLLLVLGNQYKENKSRSDTRQLSHMLLIGDAGTAKSHFLKVCSKLVSPTIMTNGTGTSNAGLTSCAVKQGKDWTLEAGALLLADLGICCIDEFNKLKVNEKGGLLEAMEQQTLSIAKAGMINMLNARCSIIAACNTKYQFDKNKSVSENTLISTPLVSRFDLIFGLFDIKDKNKDQKIADKILERLNFNLIDEKIKNIESWNRIKLKKFINLIRKKKITIDEKNSNILLKYYLRKKTAEGPNEFNTIRMLEGLVRLTETHAKLLGKNEVEEEDVFSVILLFETTVSSTSIISLKYDELFLNKDTFEEAIRYVKKAYSL comes from the coding sequence ATGAACACTCAACCATTATTCGAAAATGACTGTATAAGCCTAATAGAATTGTGTGAAACAAATCCAGAATTGGCAAatcatttaataaaaaatacatctGAATAtccatttatttataacaagaattttaaagacattccttacattatttttaccaaTAGTAATATGAAATCTAACAAcgtaaataaatttgttgGTGTAAAAGGAACTATTATTAAAGTCGGTCCGgttttattaagaaatacaaaaattgaatACACTTGCTTGAAATGTAACTTCAAAGGATTTATGACTGATAACGGAGACAATAAATCATTATCAATATTATGTGACTCTTGTGGCTCAACCTCCGTTATGAAAAAAGAGTGTCTAAACGAAGCTGTTAAAACTCAAACAGTACGAGTACAAAATATCGGTAGCACTAGTAGTTTGGCAGACTTGTACgaaattattttagaagGAGAGTTTGCTGGTAAATACCAAGCTGGGACTGAAGTTGTTGTATGCGGAGTACTTTGTTTAAAATGGAAACCGTTAAAAAtcaatgaaaatataattgtcTCGTTTTATATACAATGTATTTACATTTCCAAAGTTGaatatttagaagaaaatataaatgtagATGATGAAGAATTTGTCGATTTTTACTCAAAAACGACATTTGAAAGgcgtaaatttttaattgaatCACTTACAGATGACATTTTTGGATATTCAAATGTGAAATTAGGACTTCTTTTAGTACTAGGCAAtcaatataaagaaaataaaagtagAAGCGACACAAGACAGTTATCACATATGTTATTGATTGGAGATGCTGGTACCGCAAAATCACATTTCTTAAAGGTATGCTCTAAATTAGTATCTCCTACCATCATGACCAACGGGACGGGAACATCAAATGCCGGATTAACTTCTTGTGCCGTAAAACAAGGAAAAGATTGGACATTAGAAGCTGGAGCTTTACTTTTAGCCGACCTAGGCATTTGTTGTATTgatgaatttaataaattaaaagtgAATGAGAAGGGAGGTTTACTTGAAGCTATGGAGCAACAAACATTAAGCATAGCAAAAGCAGGCATGATAAATATGCTAAATGCGAGATGTTCTATAATCGCAGCTTGTAATACAAAATAtcaatttgataaaaataaatcagtATCAGAGAATACCTTAATAAGCACCCCATTAGTGAGTAGAtttgatttaatatttgGATTATTTGAcattaaagataaaaataaagatcaAAAGATAGCAGACAAAATTCTTGAAAGattgaattttaatttaattgatgaaaaaattaaaaatattgaatcATGGAATCGAatcaaattaaagaaatttataaatctaattagaaagaaaaaaataactatcgatgaaaaaaattcaaatatcttattaaaatattacttACGTAAAAAAACGGCTGAAGGTCctaatgaatttaatactATTCGTATGCTTGAGGGACTTGTACGATTAACAGAAACACATGCAAAATTATTAGGGAAAAATGAAGTTGAGGAGGAAGATGTGTTTAGTGTGATCTTATTGTTCGAAACAACTGTAAGTTCCACTTCtataatttcattaaaatatgatgaattatttttaaacaaagaCACATTTGAGGAAGCGATAAGATATGTAAAAAAGGCTTATTCActgtaa
- a CDS encoding pumilio domain-containing protein produces MKNLTIEKPTTLIKITKNIKKLKLRPANEFDKGIDFYDSESEIDDSCMFNSFYESKENEDKIHFSKICPFENFSTNITKLQKLIHKPTTLESTKNLDVFLLSSLKFDLRIKNYEALQNNVFVYFYSEIDAISFYKQYYNYFELSFQNLCYWPAFLSETFIENEPTVLHSDKQIPNTAIEDINENIIYGRQRFLDTVQYFNNLKGILNKVELQKISEGLSNGSTDFVFKNSKELAVGTKSNKLMQDAIKILSGEEIENLLKHFGYDIAAIAASKHGAYTIQTLLNFSTNESHKKLIIEYFSKEGEYLLAHEIGNYTFQKLLAFDEKLVCEFFLNNFDDVVYQDLGLKVFKKCLDPLVPFKDELLTKLNSYTDLSAGLLIQLRTIISNM; encoded by the coding sequence atgaaaaacCTGACAATTGAGAAGCCTACtactttaataaaaattacaaaaaacataaagaaACTAAAGCTACGTCCAGCTAATGAATTCGACAAAGGAAtagatttttatgattCCGAGAGTGAAATTGATGATAGTTGTATGTTCAATTCATTTTATGAATctaaagaaaatgaagataaaattcatttttcaaaaatatgtccatttgaaaattttagtaccaatataacaaaattacaaaaattaattcaTAAACCAACCACATTAGAAAGTACTAAAAATCTAGacgtttttttattatcaagTTTGAAATTCGATttgagaataaaaaattatgaggCACTACAAAATAATGTTTtcgtttatttttattctgaAATCGATgctatttctttttataaacaatattaCAATTATTTCGAACTAtcatttcaaaatttatgttaTTGGCCGGCGTTTTTATCAGAAAcatttattgaaaatgagCCAACAGTACTTCATTCTGATAAACAGATACCGAACACGGCAATAGAAGacataaatgaaaatataatttatggtagacaaagatttttagatacagttcaatattttaataatttaaaaggtattttaaataaagttgaactacaaaaaatatcagaAGGTTTATCCAACGGATCAACagattttgtatttaaaaactccAAGGAATTAGCAGTTGGTACGAAATCTAACAAATTGATGCAAGAtgctataaaaattttatcaggcgaagaaattgaaaatttgtTAAAGCATTTCGGATACGACATTGCCGCGATCGCAGCATCAAAACATGGGGCGTACACGATACAAACtttattgaatttttcaaCAAATGAATCccataaaaaacttattatagaatatttttcaaaagaaGGCGAATATTTGCTTGCGCATGAAATAGGAAATTATACCTTTCAGAAGTTATTAGCCTTTGACGAGAAACTAGTTTgtgaattttttcttaataattttgaCGATGTTGTGTATCAAGATTTAGgattaaaagtatttaaaaaatgtcttGATCCTTTAGTTCCTTTCAAAGATGAACTATTAACAAAGCTAAATTCGTACACCGATTTATCGGCTGGGTTATTGATTCAACTTAGGActataatttctaatatgtag
- a CDS encoding cAMP-dependent protein kinase catalytic subunit yields MLELTNLVFIKKIGTGAFGKVYLVSIKNQESVRFAIKILNKRKLLKMRQADQLENEIKALKGVNGHVFIAKLVSVVRDSKIIGIVMDYISGGELFYWLRRLRKFSEYATLFYASEILVALEFIHKRGLLYRDLKPENILLTPCGHIKLTDFGFAVDHKEKTHIISGTPEYMSPEKLLNEDDGIESDYWSFGIILFEMFTGDPPFYDSDNHLIYRKILENDIYIPQYLSYAAADLLSRLLRKKRQERLGYWGLDDIKRHIFFSAVDWNHVVDCSLIPPIKPSMYKSSDYGYIPDDNNQDENEDQVPKKPYEYIKFYE; encoded by the coding sequence atgttaGAGCTTACAAATTTAgtatttattaagaaaattgGCACGGGCGCATTTGGAAAAGTTTATTTGGTCtccataaaaaatcaagaatCGGTTCGTTTTGCTATCAAAATCcttaataaaagaaaacttttaaaaatgcgACAAGCAGATCAACttgaaaatgaaataaaagcTCTTAAAGGAGTAAATGGCCATGTTTTTATAGCTAAACTTGTCAGTGTTGTACGAGattctaaaattattgGCATAGTTATGGATTATATAAGTGGTGGcgaattattttattggtTAAGAAGATTAAGAAAGTTTTCTGAATATGCCACATTATTCTACGCTTCAGAGATTTTAGTTGCACTTGAATTTATTCATAAAAGAGGTCTATTGTATAGAGATTTAAAAccagaaaatattttattgacGCCATGTGGTCACATTAAATTAACGGACTTTGGATTTGCCGTTGATCACAAAGAAAAAACGCACATTATATCTGGAACGCCAGAGTACATGTCGCCGgaaaaattactaaatGAAGATGACGGAATAGAGAGCGATTATTGGTCATTCGGAATCATCCTTTTTGAAATGTTTACTGGAGACCCGCCGTTTTATGATAGTGATAATCATTTAATATACAGAAAAATACTtgaaaatgatatttatattccACAATATTTAAGTTATGCGGCTGCTGATCTACTTAGTAGATTATTAcgtaaaaaaagacaagAAAGACTAGGGTATTGGGGATTAgatgatataaaaagacatattttttttagtgcAGTCGATTGGAATCACGTTGTCGACTGTTCATTAATCCCTCCTATAAAGCCCAGCATGTATAAATCTTCAGATTATGGTTATATTCCCGATGATAATAATCAAGATGAAAATGAAGATCAAGTACCAAAGAAACCATACGAATACATAAAATTCTatgaataa
- a CDS encoding ricin B lectin (RBL8) has protein sequence MILFFHIVNTAPNYFIKLSGSDKMLSRHTGDVVASDFYTPILFEFTQTNNGDLLLKDKAKNKNLIIKDNKIVLSKTSLISPTPFEILFNGKSNFYIVNNDKCLEMENDLSSSKISQIKFKKCLNAPNQLWDILISGDRKVKLKHYIDHSHKDKYSHSYHKHQHEKLATKITELYEPASFYN, from the coding sequence atgattctcttttttcatatagTAAACACAGCTCcgaattattttataaagctTTCCGGTTCAGACAAAATGCTTTCTAGACACACTGGAGATGTTGTAGCTTCAGATTTCTACACGCCCattttatttgaatttaCACAAACAAATAATGGGGACCTACTCCTTAAAGATAAagcaaaaaacaaaaatcttattattAAAGACAACAAAATCGTATTATCCAAAACAAGTCTTATCTCTCCAACTCcttttgaaatattatttaacggaaaatctaatttttatattgtaaataatgACAAATGTCTAGAGATGGAAAATGATTTATCGTCCTCTAAAATttcacaaataaaattcaagaAATGTTTAAATGCCCCAAATCAATTATGGGATATATTAATTAGTGGAGACAGAAAagtcaaattaaaacattatatTGATCATAGCCATAAAGATAAGTATTCTCATTCTTACCACAAACATCAACACGAAAAATTAGCAACGAAAATCACCGAATTATACGAACCCGCttcattttataattaa
- a CDS encoding NHP2-like protein 1 (NHP2L1), translated as MEENHYESLNEDNCKKIYDFVMSMNKSKNIKKGVNEVTKCINKGTAHLVIIAVDAEPPEITFSLPLLCEDKGKKFAHVQSKRSLGKACSLERPVIACCVYIPKDKEGLRIEEKIKELLD; from the coding sequence ATGGAAGAAAACCACTACGAATCTTTAAACGAAGacaattgtaaaaaaatttatgattttgtTATGTCTAtgaataaatcaaaaaatataaaaaaaggagtAAATGAAGTAACGAAATGTATCAATAAGGGGACAGCCCATTTAGTAATAATAGCAGTTGATGCGGAACCACCAGAAATTACATTTTCCTTGCCACTACTTTGTGAAGACAAAGGAAAGAAATTTGCCCATGTTCAATCTAAAAGATCATTGGGTAAGGCTTGTTCATTAGAAAGACCAGTGATTGCTTGTTGTGTTTACATACCAAAAGATAAGGAAGGGCTTAgaatagaagaaaaaattaaagaacttttagattaa